The Podarcis muralis chromosome 10, rPodMur119.hap1.1, whole genome shotgun sequence genome includes a region encoding these proteins:
- the SBF1 gene encoding myotubularin-related protein 5 isoform X7, which yields MSPGALAPPHAALARLAMARLADYFVVVAFAHGKRGSGDGQGQILQRFPEKDWEDNPFPQGIELFCQPSGWQLFSERNPPTFFIAVLTDINSERHYCACFTFWEAVESSQLQNHLRNEEEEGEVAALIQPAQLFAPKSLVLVSRLDHAEVFRNCLGLVYTIFVDGLNASLETVIGSLLTCTIPITGGAQPDTEDEGARTISLGAGDRQVIQTPINDSLPISNCSVALLFRQLGITNVLCLFCAALTEHKILFLSSSYQRLTDACRALLALLFPLKYSFTYVPILPAQLLEVLTTPTPFIIGVSSIFQAETQELLDVIIADLDGGTVTVPECIHISLLPEPLLHQTREALSMVLDPELEIADLAFPPSPTISASSLKMQDKEIRAVFLRLFAQLLQGYRWCLHIIRIHPEPVIRFHKAAFLGQRGLVEDDFLPKVLEGMAFAGFVTERGPPYRDIDLFDELVANEAKRMQADEGSRARVLRHIKELAEHLYKNENPYPAVTMHKVQKPTEGCHLRLHQRPFPRLDEGTIQWIVDQATAKLQTAPPLVKAEKKCMVPSGPPLGAIMDRNGIILANSARRLEVVRNCISYVFESKMLEAKKLLPAVLRAMKSRAARHCLTQELNLHVQQNRAVLDHQQFDFIVRMMNCCLQDCSASDEHGVAAALLPLVTAFCRKLSPGITQFAYSCVQEHLVWTNIQFWEAMFYSDVQNHIRALYLEGIEDEGENHVEKASEEGPPQEEKSALEIAAEQCRLWPTVSREKQQELIQKEESTVFSQAIHYANRMSYLLLPLDTSKNRLLRGSGLGDAESVSNSFITNSIAGSVADSYDTESGFEDAESSDVANYVVRFINRFVDKVCTESGVTNEHLKGLHVMIPDIVQMHIETLDAVQRESKRLPPIQKPKLLRPSLLMGEESVMEGLRVYLMPDGREEASGGTGGGPPLLPAEGAIFLTTYRVIFKGTPTDPLVGEQVVVRSFPIASLTKEEKITVQAQADQFITEGCAQLQLRSCTFQLLRIAFDEEVASESAETFRKHLNKLRYPQQASDTFAFTVGHLSKAALQPKAKEKNPSLRTISRNLVKNAKRTIGRQYVTRKKYTPPPWEARGNQQHFLEDNEDEISVSEDVDRSTLTPSTTIRPSDKMTMSHLVERACCRDYQRLGLGTLSNSLTRSKNEPFRISTVNRMYAICRSYPGLLIVPQSIQDNAIQRISRCYRQNRFPVVCWRNSRTKAVLLRSGGLHGKGVAGLFKSQNAPATGPSQADSTSLEQEKYLQAVINSMPHYADSGGRNTLSGFTSAHMSSAGKWGSIRASGRMSSYALNMEVGSRLAGKELLSTQANGSPSEASFLRQHRASLYIIGDKSQLRGVKPDPLQHWEVVPIEVFDARQVKTSFKKLMKACVPGNPSAEPGQTYLRSLEESEWLIQIHKILQISVLVVELLDTGSSVLVSLEDGWDITTQVVSLVQLLSDPYYRTMEGFRLLVEKEWLSFGHRFSHRGAQTLASQSSGFTPIFLQFLDCVHQIHLQFPMEFEFSQYYLKFLSYHSVSSRFRTFLLDSDYERLELGLLYEEKGERKGPQLFRSIWDYLDRLNKKTPAFFNYMYAPEDGEVLRPYSNVSNLKVWDYYTQETLSEGPSYDWELVQSQADPVEEAAQPDTSAPQSRRKIVWPCYDNRSRTEPDAISRLLEELQNLEMELGQVPERWKDLWDKAKASQRSEVQADPSGRVAAGSLLMASSLSHQRRSFGVYLQESGRGSSTINLSLDNDSSSASTPSSGKQGGRRSTSTLYSQFQTAESENRSYEGTLYKKGAFMKPWKPRWFVLDKTKHQLRYYDSRLDLECKGVIDLAEVESITPGTPTMGAPKMVEEKAFFDVKTTKRVYYFCAQDVQLAQQWIDRIQSCLSDA from the exons TTTTGCCAGCCAAGCGGGTGGCAGCTCTTCAGTGAGAGAAACCCCCCGACCTTCTTCATTGCTGTCCTGACCGACATCAACTCGGAGCGGCATTACTGTGCCTGCTTCACCTTCTGGGAGGCGGTTGAGAGCAGCCAG CTGCAGAACCACCttaggaacgaggaggaggagggggaggtggCCGCCCTCATCCAGCCAGCCCAGCTCTTCGCCCCAAAGAGTTTGGTGCTCGTCTCCCGCTTGGACCACGCAGAAGTCTTCCGg AACTGCCTGGGGCTGGTTTACACCATCTTTGTGGACGGGCTGAACGCCTCCCTGGAGACCGTCATCGGGAGCCTCCTGACCTGCACCATCCCCATCACAGGAGGTGCCCAG CCTGACACGGAGGACGAAGGAGCG AGGACAATCTCTCTGGGCGCAGGCGACAGGCAGGTGATTCAGACGCCCATCAACGATTCCCTTCCCATCAGCAACTGCAGCGTGGCCCTGCTCTTCCGACAGCTCG gGATCACCAACGTGCTGTGCCTCTTCTGCGCGGCCCTCACAGAGCACAAGATCCTGTTTCTCTCCAGCAGTTACCAGAGGCTGACGGACGCCTGCCGGGCCCTGCTggccctcctcttccccctgaaGTACAG CTTCACGTACGTGCCCATCCTGCCCGCTCAGCTCTTGGAGGTCCTCACCACGCCAACCCCTTTCATAATTGGTGTGAGCTCCATCTTCCAGGCAGAGACACAGGAGCTG CTGGATGTGATCATCGCTGACCTGGATGGTGGAACGGTGACTGTTCCCGAGTGCATCCATATCTCTCTGCTGCCTGAGCCGCTTCTCCATCAGACGCGGGAAGCCCTGTCCATG GTCTTGGACCCAGAGTTGGAGATTGCAGACCTGGCCTTCCCCCCATCGCCCACCATCTCTGCATCCTCCCTCAAGATGCAG GACAAGGAGATCCGGGCCGTCTTCCTCCGCTTATTTGCACAGCTGCTCCAGGGCTACCGCTGGTGCCTGCACATCATCCGCATCCACCCGGAGCCAGTCATTCGCTTTCACAAG GCAGCCTTCCTGGGGCAGAGGGGGCTGGTGGAAGACGACTTCCTCCCCAAGGTACTGGAGGGCATGGCCTTCGCTGGCTTTGTGACGGAGAGGGGGCCCCCCTACCGAGACATTGACCTGTTTGACGAG CTGGTGGCCAATGAGGCGAAGCGGATGCAGGCGGACGAAGGGAGCCGGGCCAGGGTGCTGCGCCACATCAAGGAACTGGCAGAGCACCTGTACAAAAAC GAGAACCCGTATCCTGCTGTGACGATGCACAAAGTGCAGAAGCCCACAGAAGGCTGCCACCTGCGCCTGCACCAGCGGCCTTTTCCTCGCCTGGATGAGGGCACCATCCAGTGGATCGTTGACCAGGCAACAGCCAAGCTGCAAACGGCTCCCCCCTTAGTCAAGGCAGAGAAGAAGTGCATGGTGCCGTCTGGGCCCCCCCTGG GGGCCATCATGGACCGCAATGGCATCATCTTGGCCAACAGCGCCCGCCGGCTGGAGGTGGTCAGGAACTGCATCTCCTACGTCTTTGAGAGCAAGATGCTGGAGGCCAAGAAG CTCCTCCCGGCCGTCCTCCGTGCCATGAAGAGCCGGGCTGCCCGCCACTGCCTGACCCAAGAGCTGAACCTCCACGTGCAGCAGAACCGGGCTGTGCTGGAccaccagcagtttgacttcatcgtCCGCATGATGAACTGCTGCTTGCAG GACTGCAGCGCTTCAGACGAACACGGGGTGGCGGCTGCCCTCTTGCCCTTGGTGACTGCCTTCTGCCGC AAACTGAGCCCAGGGATCACCCAGTTTGCCTACAGCTGTGTGCAGGAGCACCTGGTGTGGACCAACATCCAGTTCTGGGAGGCCATGTTCTACTCTGACGTGCAGAACCACATCCGGGCTCTGTACCTGGAGGGGATCGAGGACGAGGGGGAGAACCACGTGGAGAAG GCAAGTGAGGAAGGGCCGCCGCAAGAGGAGAAGTCGGCCCTGGAGATTGCGGCCGAGCAATGTCGCCTGTGGCCGACCGTGAGCcgggagaagcagcaggagctGATCCAGAAGGAGGAGAGCACGGTCTTCAGCCAGGCCATTCACTACGCCAACCGCATGAGCTACCTGCTCCTGCCCCTCGACACCAGCAAGAACCGGCTCCTGCGCGGCTCCGGCCTGGGCGATGCCGAGAGCGTCAGCAACAGCTTCATCACCAACAG CATCGCAGGAAGCGTGGCCGACAGCTACGACACGGAGAGCGGCTTTGAGGACGCAGAGAGCTCCGACGTGGCCAACTACGTGGTGCGCTTCATCAACCGCTTTGTGGACAAGGTCTGCACCGAGAGCGGCGTCACCAACGAGCACCTCAAGGGGCTGCATGTCATGATCCCCG acATTGTCCAGATGCACATTGAGACCCTGGATGCCGTGCAGAGGGAAAGCAAGAGGCTCCCCCCGATACAGAAG ccCAAGCTGCTCCGGCCCAGCCTGCTGATGGGCGAAGAGAGCGTGATGGAGGGGCTGCGCGTCTACCTCATGCCGGACGGAAGGGAAGAGGCATCTGGGGGGACTGGGGGGGGACCCCCCCTGCTTCCAGCCGAAGGGGCCATTTTCCTCACCACCTACCGCGTCATCTTCAAGGGCACCCCGACAGATCCACTAG TCGGGGAGCAGGTGGTGGTCCGCTCCTTCCCCATCGCTTCCCTGACCAAAGAGGAGAAGATCACGGTCCAGGCCCAGGCGGACCAGTTCATCACGGAGGGCTGCGCTCAGCTCCAGCTGCGCTCCTGCACATTCCAG TTGCTGCGCATTGCCTTTGACGAGGAGGTGGCCTCTGAGAGCGCAGAGACCTTCCGGAAGCATCTCAATAAGCTGCGCTACCCCCAGCAGGCCTCCGACACCTTTGCCTTCACCGTGGGCCACCTGAGCAAGGCAGCCCTGCAGCCCAAAGCCAAGGAGAAGAACCCCTCACTCAG GACCATCTCCAGGAACCTGGTGAAGAACGCCAAGAGGACGATCGGCCGCCAGTATGTGACACGCAAGAAGTACACACCGCCTCCCTGGGAGGCCCGGGGCAACCAGCAGCACTTCCTGGAGGACAACGAGGACGAGATCTCAG tGTCCGAAGACGTGGACCGCAGCACCTTGACCCCATCCACCACCATCCGGCCCTCCGACAAGATGACCATGAGCCACCTGGTGGAGCGCGCCTGTTGCCGGGACTACCAGCGCCTGGGCCTGGGGACACTCAGCAACAGCCTGACCCGCTCCAAGAACGAGCCCTTCCGCATCTCCACCGTCAACCGCATGTACGCCATCTGCCGGAG CTACCCTGGGCTGCTCATTGTCCCACAGAGCATCCAAGACAACGCCATCCAGCGGATCTCGCGCTGCTACCGCCAGAACCGCTTCCCGGTGGTCTGCTGGCGGAACTCGCGCACCAAGGCGGTCCTCCTGCGCTCCGGCGGGCTGCATGGGAAGGGTGTGGCCGGCCTCTTCAAGTCCCAGAACGCTCCTGCCACAG GCCCCTCTCAGGCCGACTCCACCAGCCTGGAGCAAGAGAAGTACCTGCAGGCCGTCATCAACTCCATGCCTCACTACGCCGACAGCGGCGGCCGCAACACGCTCAGCGGCTTCACCTCGGCCCACATGAGCAGCGCAG GCAAGTGGGGAAGCATCCGCGCCAGCGGGCGCATGAGCAGCTATGCTCTCAACATGGAGGTTGGCTCCCGCCTGGCCGGCAAGGAGCTGCTGAGCACACAAGCCAACGGGTCCCCCTCTGAGGCCAGCTTCCTGCGCCAGCATCGCGCCTCCCTCTACATCATCGGAGACAAGTCCCAGCTCCGG GGCGTGAAGCCGGACCCTTTGCAGCACTGGGAGGTGGTGCCCATCGAGGTCTTTGACGCCCGGCAAGTCAAGACCAGCTTCAAGAAGCTGATGAAGGCCTGTGTGCCGGGCAACCCCTCCGCCGAGCCCGGCCAGACCTACCTGCGCTCCCTGGAGGAGTCCGAGTGGCTGATCCAG ATTCACAAGATCCTGCAGATCTCTGTGCTGGTGGTGGAGCTGCTGGACACGGGCTCCTCTGTGCTGGTCAGCCTGGAGGACGGCTGGGACATCACCACCCAG gtGGTGTCTCTGGTGCAGCTCCTGTCCGACCCCTATTACCGCACCATGGAGGGCTTCCGGCTGCTGGTGGAGAAGGAGTGGCTCTCCTTTGGGCACCGCTTCAGCCACCGAGGGGCACAGACCTTGGCCAGCCAGAGCAGCGGCTTCACGCCCATCTTCCTGCAGTTCCTGGACTGCGTGCATCAG ATCCACCTGCAGTTCCCCATGGAGTTTGAGTTCAGCCAGTACTACCTGAAGTTCCTCAGCTACCACTCGGTCTCCAGCCGCTTCCGCACTTTCCTGCTGGACTCCGACTACGAGCGGCTGGAGCTGG GGCTGCTGTACGAAGAGAAAGGGGAGCGCAAGGGGCCCCAGCTCTTTCGCTCCATTTGGGACTACCTGGATCGGCTGAACAAGAAGACGCCGGCCTTCTTCAACTACATGTATGCCCCGGAGGACGGGGAG GTTTTGCGCCCGTACAGCAACGTCTCGAACCTGAAGGTGTGGGACTACTACACGCAGGAGACCCTGTCGGAAGGACCCTCCTACGACTGGGAGCTGGTGCAGAGCCAGGCGGACCCTGTGGAGGAGGCCGCCCAGCCAGACACCAGCGCCCCCCAGAGCCGGCGCAAGATCGTCTGGCCCTGCTATGACAACCGCAGCCGCACTGAGCCAGACGCCATCTCCCGGCTGCTGGAG GAGCTGCAGAACCTGGAGATGGAGCTGGGGCAGGTCCCTGAGCGCTGGAAGGACCTCTGGGACAAAGCGAAGGCCTCTCAGCGGTCGGAGGTGCAGGCGGACCCCAGCGGCCGA GTGGCGGCTGGCTCCTTGCTGATGGCCTCCAGCCTGTCGCACCAGCGGCGCTCCTTCGGGGTCTACCTGCAGGAGAGCGGCCGCGGCAGCTCCACCATCAACCTGAGCCTGGACAACGACAGCAGCAGCGCCTCCACCCCCTCCAGCGGGAAGCAGGGGGGCCGCAGGAGCACCAGCACCCTCTACAGCCAGTTCCAGACGGCGGAGAGTGAGAATCG GTCCTACGAGGGGACACTGTACAAGAAAGGAGCCTTCATGAAGCCCTGGAAGCCTCGCTGGTTTGTGCTGGATAAAACCAAGCACCAG CTGCGCTATTACGACAGCCGCCTGGACTTGGAGTGCAAAGGCGTCATTGACCTGGCGGAGGTGGAGTCGATCACACCAGGCACCCCCACCATGGGGGCCCCCAAGATGGTGGAGGAGAAGGCTTTCTTTGAC GTGAAGACCACGAAGCGTGTTTACTATTTCTGCGCCCAGGATGTGCAGCTGGCCCAGCAGTGGATCGACCGCATCCAGAGCTGCTTGTCTGACGCCTGA
- the SBF1 gene encoding myotubularin-related protein 5 isoform X3, which produces MSPGALAPPHAALARLAMARLADYFVVVAFAHGKRGSGDGQGQILQRFPEKDWEDNPFPQGIELFCQPSGWQLFSERNPPTFFIAVLTDINSERHYCACFTFWEAVESSQLQNHLRNEEEEGEVAALIQPAQLFAPKSLVLVSRLDHAEVFRNCLGLVYTIFVDGLNASLETVIGSLLTCTIPITGGAQRTISLGAGDRQVIQTPINDSLPISNCSVALLFRQLGITNVLCLFCAALTEHKILFLSSSYQRLTDACRALLALLFPLKYSFTYVPILPAQLLEVLTTPTPFIIGVSSIFQAETQELLDVIIADLDGGTVTVPECIHISLLPEPLLHQTREALSMVLDPELEIADLAFPPSPTISASSLKMQDKEIRAVFLRLFAQLLQGYRWCLHIIRIHPEPVIRFHKAAFLGQRGLVEDDFLPKVLEGMAFAGFVTERGPPYRDIDLFDELVANEAKRMQADEGSRARVLRHIKELAEHLYKNENPYPAVTMHKVQKPTEGCHLRLHQRPFPRLDEGTIQWIVDQATAKLQTAPPLVKAEKKCMVPSGPPLGAIMDRNGIILANSARRLEVVRNCISYVFESKMLEAKKLLPAVLRAMKSRAARHCLTQELNLHVQQNRAVLDHQQFDFIVRMMNCCLQDCSASDEHGVAAALLPLVTAFCRKLSPGITQFAYSCVQEHLVWTNIQFWEAMFYSDVQNHIRALYLEGIEDEGENHVEKASEEGPPQEEKSALEIAAEQCRLWPTVSREKQQELIQKEESTVFSQAIHYANRMSYLLLPLDTSKNRLLRGSGLGDAESVSNSFITNSIAGSVADSYDTESGFEDAESSDVANYVVRFINRFVDKVCTESGVTNEHLKGLHVMIPDIVQMHIETLDAVQRESKRLPPIQKPKLLRPSLLMGEESVMEGLRVYLMPDGREEASGGTGGGPPLLPAEGAIFLTTYRVIFKGTPTDPLVGEQVVVRSFPIASLTKEEKITVQAQADQFITEGCAQLQLRSCTFQLLRIAFDEEVASESAETFRKHLNKLRYPQQASDTFAFTVGHLSKAALQPKAKEKNPSLRTISRNLVKNAKRTIGRQYVTRKKYTPPPWEARGNQQHFLEDNEDEISVSEDVDRSTLTPSTTIRPSDKMTMSHLVERACCRDYQRLGLGTLSNSLTRSKNEPFRISTVNRMYAICRSYPGLLIVPQSIQDNAIQRISRCYRQNRFPVVCWRNSRTKAVLLRSGGLHGKGVAGLFKSQNAPATGPSQADSTSLEQEKYLQAVINSMPHYADSGGRNTLSGFTSAHMSSADSSEKRQPKLGSLMKQVMGGKDEGPLSRGALGHRGRLITLSSPKSLASKGHLSPRGKWGSIRASGRMSSYALNMEVGSRLAGKELLSTQANGSPSEASFLRQHRASLYIIGDKSQLRGVKPDPLQHWEVVPIEVFDARQVKTSFKKLMKACVPGNPSAEPGQTYLRSLEESEWLIQIHKILQISVLVVELLDTGSSVLVSLEDGWDITTQVVSLVQLLSDPYYRTMEGFRLLVEKEWLSFGHRFSHRGAQTLASQSSGFTPIFLQFLDCVHQIHLQFPMEFEFSQYYLKFLSYHSVSSRFRTFLLDSDYERLELGLLYEEKGERKGPQLFRSIWDYLDRLNKKTPAFFNYMYAPEDGEVLRPYSNVSNLKVWDYYTQETLSEGPSYDWELVQSQADPVEEAAQPDTSAPQSRRKIVWPCYDNRSRTEPDAISRLLEELQNLEMELGQVPERWKDLWDKAKASQRSEVQADPSGRVAAGSLLMASSLSHQRRSFGVYLQESGRGSSTINLSLDNDSSSASTPSSGKQGGRRSTSTLYSQFQTAESENRSYEGTLYKKGAFMKPWKPRWFVLDKTKHQLRYYDSRLDLECKGVIDLAEVESITPGTPTMGAPKMVEEKAFFDVKTTKRVYYFCAQDVQLAQQWIDRIQSCLSDA; this is translated from the exons TTTTGCCAGCCAAGCGGGTGGCAGCTCTTCAGTGAGAGAAACCCCCCGACCTTCTTCATTGCTGTCCTGACCGACATCAACTCGGAGCGGCATTACTGTGCCTGCTTCACCTTCTGGGAGGCGGTTGAGAGCAGCCAG CTGCAGAACCACCttaggaacgaggaggaggagggggaggtggCCGCCCTCATCCAGCCAGCCCAGCTCTTCGCCCCAAAGAGTTTGGTGCTCGTCTCCCGCTTGGACCACGCAGAAGTCTTCCGg AACTGCCTGGGGCTGGTTTACACCATCTTTGTGGACGGGCTGAACGCCTCCCTGGAGACCGTCATCGGGAGCCTCCTGACCTGCACCATCCCCATCACAGGAGGTGCCCAG AGGACAATCTCTCTGGGCGCAGGCGACAGGCAGGTGATTCAGACGCCCATCAACGATTCCCTTCCCATCAGCAACTGCAGCGTGGCCCTGCTCTTCCGACAGCTCG gGATCACCAACGTGCTGTGCCTCTTCTGCGCGGCCCTCACAGAGCACAAGATCCTGTTTCTCTCCAGCAGTTACCAGAGGCTGACGGACGCCTGCCGGGCCCTGCTggccctcctcttccccctgaaGTACAG CTTCACGTACGTGCCCATCCTGCCCGCTCAGCTCTTGGAGGTCCTCACCACGCCAACCCCTTTCATAATTGGTGTGAGCTCCATCTTCCAGGCAGAGACACAGGAGCTG CTGGATGTGATCATCGCTGACCTGGATGGTGGAACGGTGACTGTTCCCGAGTGCATCCATATCTCTCTGCTGCCTGAGCCGCTTCTCCATCAGACGCGGGAAGCCCTGTCCATG GTCTTGGACCCAGAGTTGGAGATTGCAGACCTGGCCTTCCCCCCATCGCCCACCATCTCTGCATCCTCCCTCAAGATGCAG GACAAGGAGATCCGGGCCGTCTTCCTCCGCTTATTTGCACAGCTGCTCCAGGGCTACCGCTGGTGCCTGCACATCATCCGCATCCACCCGGAGCCAGTCATTCGCTTTCACAAG GCAGCCTTCCTGGGGCAGAGGGGGCTGGTGGAAGACGACTTCCTCCCCAAGGTACTGGAGGGCATGGCCTTCGCTGGCTTTGTGACGGAGAGGGGGCCCCCCTACCGAGACATTGACCTGTTTGACGAG CTGGTGGCCAATGAGGCGAAGCGGATGCAGGCGGACGAAGGGAGCCGGGCCAGGGTGCTGCGCCACATCAAGGAACTGGCAGAGCACCTGTACAAAAAC GAGAACCCGTATCCTGCTGTGACGATGCACAAAGTGCAGAAGCCCACAGAAGGCTGCCACCTGCGCCTGCACCAGCGGCCTTTTCCTCGCCTGGATGAGGGCACCATCCAGTGGATCGTTGACCAGGCAACAGCCAAGCTGCAAACGGCTCCCCCCTTAGTCAAGGCAGAGAAGAAGTGCATGGTGCCGTCTGGGCCCCCCCTGG GGGCCATCATGGACCGCAATGGCATCATCTTGGCCAACAGCGCCCGCCGGCTGGAGGTGGTCAGGAACTGCATCTCCTACGTCTTTGAGAGCAAGATGCTGGAGGCCAAGAAG CTCCTCCCGGCCGTCCTCCGTGCCATGAAGAGCCGGGCTGCCCGCCACTGCCTGACCCAAGAGCTGAACCTCCACGTGCAGCAGAACCGGGCTGTGCTGGAccaccagcagtttgacttcatcgtCCGCATGATGAACTGCTGCTTGCAG GACTGCAGCGCTTCAGACGAACACGGGGTGGCGGCTGCCCTCTTGCCCTTGGTGACTGCCTTCTGCCGC AAACTGAGCCCAGGGATCACCCAGTTTGCCTACAGCTGTGTGCAGGAGCACCTGGTGTGGACCAACATCCAGTTCTGGGAGGCCATGTTCTACTCTGACGTGCAGAACCACATCCGGGCTCTGTACCTGGAGGGGATCGAGGACGAGGGGGAGAACCACGTGGAGAAG GCAAGTGAGGAAGGGCCGCCGCAAGAGGAGAAGTCGGCCCTGGAGATTGCGGCCGAGCAATGTCGCCTGTGGCCGACCGTGAGCcgggagaagcagcaggagctGATCCAGAAGGAGGAGAGCACGGTCTTCAGCCAGGCCATTCACTACGCCAACCGCATGAGCTACCTGCTCCTGCCCCTCGACACCAGCAAGAACCGGCTCCTGCGCGGCTCCGGCCTGGGCGATGCCGAGAGCGTCAGCAACAGCTTCATCACCAACAG CATCGCAGGAAGCGTGGCCGACAGCTACGACACGGAGAGCGGCTTTGAGGACGCAGAGAGCTCCGACGTGGCCAACTACGTGGTGCGCTTCATCAACCGCTTTGTGGACAAGGTCTGCACCGAGAGCGGCGTCACCAACGAGCACCTCAAGGGGCTGCATGTCATGATCCCCG acATTGTCCAGATGCACATTGAGACCCTGGATGCCGTGCAGAGGGAAAGCAAGAGGCTCCCCCCGATACAGAAG ccCAAGCTGCTCCGGCCCAGCCTGCTGATGGGCGAAGAGAGCGTGATGGAGGGGCTGCGCGTCTACCTCATGCCGGACGGAAGGGAAGAGGCATCTGGGGGGACTGGGGGGGGACCCCCCCTGCTTCCAGCCGAAGGGGCCATTTTCCTCACCACCTACCGCGTCATCTTCAAGGGCACCCCGACAGATCCACTAG TCGGGGAGCAGGTGGTGGTCCGCTCCTTCCCCATCGCTTCCCTGACCAAAGAGGAGAAGATCACGGTCCAGGCCCAGGCGGACCAGTTCATCACGGAGGGCTGCGCTCAGCTCCAGCTGCGCTCCTGCACATTCCAG TTGCTGCGCATTGCCTTTGACGAGGAGGTGGCCTCTGAGAGCGCAGAGACCTTCCGGAAGCATCTCAATAAGCTGCGCTACCCCCAGCAGGCCTCCGACACCTTTGCCTTCACCGTGGGCCACCTGAGCAAGGCAGCCCTGCAGCCCAAAGCCAAGGAGAAGAACCCCTCACTCAG GACCATCTCCAGGAACCTGGTGAAGAACGCCAAGAGGACGATCGGCCGCCAGTATGTGACACGCAAGAAGTACACACCGCCTCCCTGGGAGGCCCGGGGCAACCAGCAGCACTTCCTGGAGGACAACGAGGACGAGATCTCAG tGTCCGAAGACGTGGACCGCAGCACCTTGACCCCATCCACCACCATCCGGCCCTCCGACAAGATGACCATGAGCCACCTGGTGGAGCGCGCCTGTTGCCGGGACTACCAGCGCCTGGGCCTGGGGACACTCAGCAACAGCCTGACCCGCTCCAAGAACGAGCCCTTCCGCATCTCCACCGTCAACCGCATGTACGCCATCTGCCGGAG CTACCCTGGGCTGCTCATTGTCCCACAGAGCATCCAAGACAACGCCATCCAGCGGATCTCGCGCTGCTACCGCCAGAACCGCTTCCCGGTGGTCTGCTGGCGGAACTCGCGCACCAAGGCGGTCCTCCTGCGCTCCGGCGGGCTGCATGGGAAGGGTGTGGCCGGCCTCTTCAAGTCCCAGAACGCTCCTGCCACAG GCCCCTCTCAGGCCGACTCCACCAGCCTGGAGCAAGAGAAGTACCTGCAGGCCGTCATCAACTCCATGCCTCACTACGCCGACAGCGGCGGCCGCAACACGCTCAGCGGCTTCACCTCGGCCCACATGAGCAGCGCAG ATTCTTCTGAGAAGCGGCAGCCCAAGCTGGGATCTCTTATGAAGCAGGTGATGGGAGGGAAGGACGAAGGGCCGCTTAGCCGCGGAG CCCTAGGTCACAGAGGTAGGCTCATTACCCTCTCCAGCCCCAAGAGCCTGGCATCAAAGGGACACCTCTCCCCCCGAG GCAAGTGGGGAAGCATCCGCGCCAGCGGGCGCATGAGCAGCTATGCTCTCAACATGGAGGTTGGCTCCCGCCTGGCCGGCAAGGAGCTGCTGAGCACACAAGCCAACGGGTCCCCCTCTGAGGCCAGCTTCCTGCGCCAGCATCGCGCCTCCCTCTACATCATCGGAGACAAGTCCCAGCTCCGG GGCGTGAAGCCGGACCCTTTGCAGCACTGGGAGGTGGTGCCCATCGAGGTCTTTGACGCCCGGCAAGTCAAGACCAGCTTCAAGAAGCTGATGAAGGCCTGTGTGCCGGGCAACCCCTCCGCCGAGCCCGGCCAGACCTACCTGCGCTCCCTGGAGGAGTCCGAGTGGCTGATCCAG ATTCACAAGATCCTGCAGATCTCTGTGCTGGTGGTGGAGCTGCTGGACACGGGCTCCTCTGTGCTGGTCAGCCTGGAGGACGGCTGGGACATCACCACCCAG gtGGTGTCTCTGGTGCAGCTCCTGTCCGACCCCTATTACCGCACCATGGAGGGCTTCCGGCTGCTGGTGGAGAAGGAGTGGCTCTCCTTTGGGCACCGCTTCAGCCACCGAGGGGCACAGACCTTGGCCAGCCAGAGCAGCGGCTTCACGCCCATCTTCCTGCAGTTCCTGGACTGCGTGCATCAG ATCCACCTGCAGTTCCCCATGGAGTTTGAGTTCAGCCAGTACTACCTGAAGTTCCTCAGCTACCACTCGGTCTCCAGCCGCTTCCGCACTTTCCTGCTGGACTCCGACTACGAGCGGCTGGAGCTGG GGCTGCTGTACGAAGAGAAAGGGGAGCGCAAGGGGCCCCAGCTCTTTCGCTCCATTTGGGACTACCTGGATCGGCTGAACAAGAAGACGCCGGCCTTCTTCAACTACATGTATGCCCCGGAGGACGGGGAG GTTTTGCGCCCGTACAGCAACGTCTCGAACCTGAAGGTGTGGGACTACTACACGCAGGAGACCCTGTCGGAAGGACCCTCCTACGACTGGGAGCTGGTGCAGAGCCAGGCGGACCCTGTGGAGGAGGCCGCCCAGCCAGACACCAGCGCCCCCCAGAGCCGGCGCAAGATCGTCTGGCCCTGCTATGACAACCGCAGCCGCACTGAGCCAGACGCCATCTCCCGGCTGCTGGAG GAGCTGCAGAACCTGGAGATGGAGCTGGGGCAGGTCCCTGAGCGCTGGAAGGACCTCTGGGACAAAGCGAAGGCCTCTCAGCGGTCGGAGGTGCAGGCGGACCCCAGCGGCCGA GTGGCGGCTGGCTCCTTGCTGATGGCCTCCAGCCTGTCGCACCAGCGGCGCTCCTTCGGGGTCTACCTGCAGGAGAGCGGCCGCGGCAGCTCCACCATCAACCTGAGCCTGGACAACGACAGCAGCAGCGCCTCCACCCCCTCCAGCGGGAAGCAGGGGGGCCGCAGGAGCACCAGCACCCTCTACAGCCAGTTCCAGACGGCGGAGAGTGAGAATCG GTCCTACGAGGGGACACTGTACAAGAAAGGAGCCTTCATGAAGCCCTGGAAGCCTCGCTGGTTTGTGCTGGATAAAACCAAGCACCAG CTGCGCTATTACGACAGCCGCCTGGACTTGGAGTGCAAAGGCGTCATTGACCTGGCGGAGGTGGAGTCGATCACACCAGGCACCCCCACCATGGGGGCCCCCAAGATGGTGGAGGAGAAGGCTTTCTTTGAC GTGAAGACCACGAAGCGTGTTTACTATTTCTGCGCCCAGGATGTGCAGCTGGCCCAGCAGTGGATCGACCGCATCCAGAGCTGCTTGTCTGACGCCTGA